A part of Bacteroidota bacterium genomic DNA contains:
- a CDS encoding sterol desaturase family protein has protein sequence MWIFMTVLLPKLSFLTGWVAAFVVLLIRYFLIAGFAFLTVHFIFKKQLTKRKIQQKYVPNKMMGKEIKASIISFIIFGACMSMVIYFTQQGLTKIYNDINRYPPLYTAGSFILLLFIHDTYFYWLHRLMHLPILYKYIHYYHHKSVTPTPFTAFSFHPIEAFLEFSFVVPIVFIIPLHIVVLILFAFAMTAMNVLGHLGYELFPIGFLKTPIGKIFNTTTHHDMHHHYNKCNYGLYFNFWDNIMHTNHKKYQQTFENRQQKINM, from the coding sequence ATGTGGATATTCATGACAGTGCTATTGCCTAAATTATCATTTCTTACAGGATGGGTGGCTGCTTTTGTTGTGTTACTCATCCGATATTTTTTAATTGCCGGATTTGCATTTTTAACTGTACATTTTATTTTTAAAAAACAATTAACAAAACGAAAAATTCAGCAAAAGTATGTGCCTAATAAGATGATGGGCAAAGAAATAAAAGCATCAATAATATCATTCATCATTTTTGGCGCATGTATGTCGATGGTAATTTATTTTACACAACAAGGTTTAACTAAAATATATAATGATATTAACCGGTATCCTCCACTTTATACAGCGGGCAGTTTTATCCTCCTGTTATTTATACATGACACCTATTTTTACTGGCTGCACCGACTAATGCATTTGCCTATTTTATATAAATATATTCATTATTACCACCATAAATCGGTTACACCAACGCCATTCACGGCATTTTCATTTCACCCGATAGAGGCATTTTTGGAGTTTTCATTTGTTGTGCCAATAGTATTTATAATTCCTTTGCATATAGTTGTGTTGATACTATTTGCTTTTGCCATGACTGCTATGAACGTATTGGGTCATTTAGGTTATGAATTATTTCCAATAGGTTTTTTAAAAACGCCAATTGGTAAAATCTTTAACACCACTACACACCACGACATGCATCATCATTACAATAAATGTAATTATGGTTTATATTTTAATTTTTGGGATAATATAATGCATACCAATCATAAAAAATATCAACAGACTTTTGAAAACAGGCAACAAAAAATTAATATGTAA